In the Candidatus Delongbacteria bacterium genome, TCTGGTTGTTGACCCGGGGCCGCAATCCGTTGCCCTTGCCGCCCATGCTCAGCTGGCGCCCACGCATGTCCACCCTGCTGGAAATGATCCGGGTCGGCATTCCGGCAAGTCTCTCGGTGGCCTTCTATTCGGGCATCTTCATGGTGCTCAATCGCCTGCTCTCGCGCTTTGGGCAGGAGGCCTTCGGAGTGCTGGGCATCGGCATCCGCGGGATCGAGTCGATCGGGTTCATGGTGTTGATGGGATTCGGGGTGGCGGCCTCGGCGCTCAGTGGCCAGGCCATTGGCGCGGGACGAGCCGACAGTGCGCGTCTCACGGGTTGGCGGGTCACCAGCGCCGCACTGCCGATCGCTTTGTTCTTCAGTCTGGTCTGGTGGTTCCTGCCCCTGCCCCTGATCGGTCTGTACACCCAGGATCCGCGTGTCACGGAATTGACCGTGGTCTACCTGCGCATGGCGGCCATCGCCAATCTGTTCCAGCTGATCGAGAACATTCCCGGCGACTGTCTGAGCGGTGCCGGTGTGCCCCGCAGGCAGTTCATGGTCTCGGTTCCCGGCAACCTGCTGCGCATCCCGCTGGCCTGGGGTCTGGTGGAGTATACAAGCCTGGGCATCAATGCCGTCTGGTTGGCGATCCTGATTTCCGCGGTTCTCAAGGGACTGGCCATGCTGGCCGTCTTCCGTTTCGCGGACTGGCCCGAGGAAGCGGCACGCAAGCTGCATCGCGCGCTGGATTGATTGCCTTGGGTGACGGTCGACAGGACCGTTGCATCGAGCAGTGTGTTGACGGTCGGTACGACGGTTGTGTCAACCCACACCTTGACCGTCGTGTCGACCGTCAGCTCGTCCACTAGCTCGACCACCATCTCGTCCACCATCTCGTCCACCATCTCGTCCACCACCTCGTCCGCCATCTCGTCCGCCATCTCGTCCACCATCTCGTCCACCATCTCGTCCACCATCTCGTCCACCACCTCGTCCACCACCTCGTCCACCATCTCGTCCACCATCTCGTCCGCCACCTCGTCCACCATCTCGTCCGCCATCTCGTCCACCATCTCGTCCACCATCTCGTCCACCATCTCGTCCGCCATCTCGTCCACCATCTCGTCCGCCATCTCGTCAGACACCATGGTGGTCGAAGCGACCGTCACCCCTCCAATGAAAACAGCCCCCGAAAGGGCTGGAAGCATGTGGAAGACTGGGTGCTTTCGATCAGAGGCCCGGCGGCAGCGGCCCGGATATCCGTTCCGCGACCCGGTGGCTGAAGTCAATCAGCTTGAAAGGTTTCTGGATCACGGGCACACCCCAGATCCGCGCGATGGCATCCACGTCCTCGTCCATCATGAAACCGGTCACCATCAGGGCACGCTGGTCACGATTGCGTTCCTTCAGACGTTTCAGGGTTTCCAGACCGCCAAGGCGGGGCATGACCAGGTCCAGGATCACCAGATCAAACGCTTCCCGGGAGTCGGAAAGGCGTTCGAGGGCATCTTCTCCGTCACGCGCACAGACCACCGTGTAGCCCAGGCGCTCGAGGATCTCGGACGTCGTCTCACGAATGCCCGAATCATCCTCGGCCAGCAGGATCCTGCCCTGACCGGTCCGGACTCTGCTTGTCTGGGGCAGCACCTGCTCGCCCGGAGCGGAATCCAGCAAAGGAAGCAGCACACGGACCTGTGTCCCGCTGCCGACCCGGCTGTCCAGCAACAGAAATCCCTGATGCTCAAGAATGATCTCGCGTGCCCGTTCGAGACCCTTGCCCGCACGCCCGTGATGGGTGCTGTACCCTCCGGCGAGCACACGTTCCATCAGTTCGACAGGAATGCCGTAGCCCGTATCGGAGACACAAAGACTCAGGTAGGCCCGCCCGGGTTTTCCCGATCGGTTCGAGGAACCAGGATCGATCCCGGTTGTGACACCTCGACGCAGCATGGTCAGCTCGGTGGCGCTGAGTACACATTCCTG is a window encoding:
- a CDS encoding response regulator, producing MISQPDRMPRQVRQSRHTLQVDAFYQVGPHSEPNPKSEHAVLDHAAMESLVDWLKGISGELSVLARKLDGIPASSAEQAGLPAPARRALDALEESIVNACSASRQVLSLLSPSALGRETLSPDQLWLILRSTLQVSGHRNLRLHWDSRNVEGWLQLNPATLLSALQELLRNAMEAMPDGGVLGIHLQECVLSATELTMLRRGVTTGIDPGSSNRSGKPGRAYLSLCVSDTGYGIPVELMERVLAGGYSTHHGRAGKGLERAREIILEHQGFLLLDSRVGSGTQVRVLLPLLDSAPGEQVLPQTSRVRTGQGRILLAEDDSGIRETTSEILERLGYTVVCARDGEDALERLSDSREAFDLVILDLVMPRLGGLETLKRLKERNRDQRALMVTGFMMDEDVDAIARIWGVPVIQKPFKLIDFSHRVAERISGPLPPGL
- a CDS encoding MATE family efflux transporter: MPLASRSDSVPEGLRSWQPPTRSQILKLALPAAGSFILSNFYNINDLYFAGRISQDANNAIGLCMMVLIFNAAFIVLASRGALSLVARLTGARDTEAAGRAAAQGILLSFCITIPVAVLGWLIAPHLLAWMGGRDEVLLLATRYLRMIYLGFPVLAFQPMIDSIFLARGNSRTVFQNQLMATGLNTALNTVVVFALHGGLAGIAAASILSRAIAGARGFWLLTRGRNPLPLPPMLSWRPRMSTLLEMIRVGIPASLSVAFYSGIFMVLNRLLSRFGQEAFGVLGIGIRGIESIGFMVLMGFGVAASALSGQAIGAGRADSARLTGWRVTSAALPIALFFSLVWWFLPLPLIGLYTQDPRVTELTVVYLRMAAIANLFQLIENIPGDCLSGAGVPRRQFMVSVPGNLLRIPLAWGLVEYTSLGINAVWLAILISAVLKGLAMLAVFRFADWPEEAARKLHRALD